Proteins from one Candidatus Omnitrophota bacterium genomic window:
- a CDS encoding phosphatidate cytidylyltransferase translates to MHLRRILTGLAFLPIFLLGIFWRHGDWVTAAAAAFAFVYAREELYILLEAKQRRESMWWQNLCGALFFVVCVYHDFSTSLIAALRLAAVFFFFWGSCLITLSHTVKGSRNEFAAHGLTMIYVLAPLACLVYLRGIENGPNYLFFLLAVTCLTDIGAFYGGTWLGRHPLAPVISPKKTWEGSICGTVFAAAAILGIAAYQSAKYGQTLWLSGPHRYMEILIVAVMMSVIAQIGDLCESAIKRDAGVKDSGRSITGHGGFLDMMDSLLWAAPAMLVYVKFFVTAAE, encoded by the coding sequence ATGCACCTACGGCGCATTCTTACAGGATTGGCGTTTTTGCCAATTTTTCTCTTGGGGATTTTTTGGCGGCATGGGGATTGGGTGACGGCGGCGGCGGCGGCTTTCGCATTCGTCTATGCCCGCGAGGAGTTATATATATTATTGGAAGCGAAGCAGCGGCGCGAGTCAATGTGGTGGCAAAACCTCTGCGGCGCCTTGTTCTTCGTAGTTTGCGTTTATCATGACTTTTCTACTTCCTTGATTGCTGCTTTAAGACTGGCCGCAGTATTTTTCTTCTTTTGGGGCAGTTGTCTCATTACTCTTTCCCACACGGTCAAAGGCTCGCGCAACGAGTTCGCCGCCCACGGGCTGACGATGATTTACGTCCTGGCGCCATTGGCGTGTCTCGTCTATCTGCGCGGAATCGAGAATGGGCCGAATTACCTTTTTTTCCTGCTGGCCGTGACTTGTTTGACCGACATAGGGGCGTTCTACGGCGGGACGTGGTTGGGACGGCATCCTTTGGCTCCGGTGATCAGTCCCAAGAAAACCTGGGAAGGTTCGATATGCGGCACGGTCTTCGCCGCCGCCGCAATTCTGGGCATCGCCGCCTATCAAAGCGCGAAATACGGGCAGACGTTGTGGCTTTCGGGGCCGCATCGCTATATGGAAATATTAATAGTAGCGGTTATGATGTCGGTCATCGCACAAATCGGAGATTTATGCGAATCGGCGATCAAGCGCGACGCGGGGGTGAAGGATTCGGGCCGCTCGATCACAGGACACGGCGGCTTTTTGGACATGATGGATTCGCTGCTATGGGCGGCCCCGGCGATGCTGGTGTACGTGAAATTTTTCGTTACGGCGGCGGAATGA
- a CDS encoding isoprenyl transferase has translation MSNAIDIETLSERQREAKEAGLDLSRLPRHVAIIMDGNGRWARSKKKPRIEGHRAGIQSVREIVRVSRELGIPYLTLYAFSSENWKRPRGEINSLMILLCNFLKREIEEMREREIRLEAIGRIHELSSPVQKALERTRLATAGGTKMQLSLALSYGGRQEIVDAAKKIAQGVRDRQIQPDEISQEMFGGFLGTVGMPDPDLLIRTSGEMRVSNFLLWQIAYSEIWITPTLWPDFRQLHLFEALRDFQGRHRRFGGVDIDGAI, from the coding sequence TTGTCCAACGCGATAGATATCGAAACGCTTTCGGAGCGTCAGCGGGAAGCGAAAGAGGCGGGATTGGATTTGAGCCGTCTGCCTCGGCATGTAGCCATTATCATGGATGGCAACGGGCGGTGGGCGCGTTCGAAAAAGAAGCCGCGCATCGAAGGGCATCGGGCGGGAATTCAATCGGTGCGGGAGATTGTACGCGTTAGCCGTGAGTTGGGAATCCCCTATCTGACGCTCTACGCCTTCTCCTCCGAGAATTGGAAGCGCCCGCGCGGCGAGATCAATTCCTTGATGATTTTATTGTGTAATTTCCTGAAACGGGAAATCGAGGAGATGCGGGAACGAGAGATTCGCCTGGAGGCGATCGGACGCATCCATGAACTCTCTTCGCCGGTGCAAAAGGCGTTGGAACGGACGCGGCTGGCCACCGCCGGTGGAACGAAAATGCAACTCTCGCTGGCGCTTTCTTACGGCGGCAGACAGGAAATCGTCGACGCCGCCAAAAAAATCGCGCAGGGCGTACGGGATCGGCAAATCCAGCCGGACGAAATCTCGCAAGAGATGTTCGGCGGCTTTTTAGGAACGGTGGGAATGCCGGATCCCGATTTGTTGATCCGCACCAGCGGCGAAATGAGAGTCTCCAACTTTTTACTGTGGCAGATCGCTTATTCTGAAATCTGGATCACTCCCACGTTATGGCCGGATTTCCGCCAGCTGCATCTATTCGAAGCCTTGCGCGATTTCCAAGGACGGCATCGCCGGTTCGGCGGCGTAGATATTGACGGCGCGATTTAA
- a CDS encoding type II toxin-antitoxin system mRNA interferase toxin, RelE/StbE family, with protein MRTLVWGKTFIRALRRVLRKHPAFENDIEETLRLLQENPFASPLATHKLKGKLTGSWACSAGMDIRIVFDFIKRTDRQEDDILLLEIGAHDEVY; from the coding sequence ATGAGAACGCTAGTCTGGGGGAAAACTTTTATCAGGGCTTTGAGACGCGTTCTCCGAAAACACCCGGCTTTTGAAAATGATATTGAAGAAACATTACGGCTTTTGCAGGAAAATCCTTTTGCTTCACCCCTAGCGACTCATAAGCTCAAAGGAAAATTAACTGGTTCATGGGCGTGCAGCGCTGGCATGGACATTCGCATCGTTTTTGATTTCATCAAGAGAACGGATCGACAAGAAGACGATATTCTCTTGCTTGAGATTGGCGCGCACGACGAAGTCTATTAG
- a CDS encoding BrnT family toxin, with protein MDIYYQLRGITFVWNETKTRQNARKHGIIFEHSAEAFFNPFLKVVDASKNDEERDAIIGMDRNWNLLFVVHIETEENKIRIISSREATRQERLDYENG; from the coding sequence ATGGACATCTATTATCAATTGCGCGGCATAACCTTTGTGTGGAATGAGACCAAAACGCGGCAAAATGCCCGCAAGCACGGGATTATCTTTGAACACTCGGCGGAAGCGTTCTTCAATCCTTTTTTGAAGGTCGTAGATGCCAGCAAAAACGATGAAGAGCGTGATGCTATTATTGGAATGGATCGAAATTGGAATCTTTTGTTTGTAGTTCATATCGAAACCGAGGAAAACAAAATCCGAATCATATCGTCGAGAGAAGCGACGCGCCAGGAGCGTTTAGACTATGAAAATGGATAA
- a CDS encoding Txe/YoeB family addiction module toxin, producing MSKKKAAPKPTGIPRCAVFHPEFLEDLRYWVKTDRKTALRVLDIVEEVLRDPFAGIGKPEHLKYLLSGTWSRRLTQEHRIVYFVKEEQIHFLQARYHY from the coding sequence TTGAGTAAAAAGAAAGCCGCGCCGAAACCAACTGGAATCCCTCGGTGCGCTGTTTTCCATCCCGAATTTTTGGAAGATTTGCGCTATTGGGTGAAGACGGATCGCAAGACAGCCCTTCGCGTTCTCGATATCGTGGAAGAAGTATTGCGCGATCCTTTCGCTGGAATCGGCAAACCGGAACATTTGAAATATCTTCTTTCCGGAACCTGGTCCCGGCGATTGACGCAAGAGCATCGGATCGTCTACTTCGTCAAAGAAGAACAAATTCACTTTCTGCAAGCGCGGTATCATTACTAA
- a CDS encoding type II toxin-antitoxin system prevent-host-death family antitoxin yields the protein MPTVTTYTKARAIFAQLCDEAASSREPVIIRRRGAEDVALVSADELASLMETAYLMRSPKNAKRLLSALVRAQTEEIKPSSVEDLRNELSLE from the coding sequence ATGCCAACGGTAACAACTTACACGAAAGCGCGGGCGATTTTTGCGCAGCTTTGCGATGAAGCCGCTTCGTCACGCGAGCCGGTGATTATCCGGCGGCGGGGCGCTGAGGATGTGGCGCTGGTATCGGCGGATGAATTGGCGAGTTTAATGGAGACAGCCTATTTAATGCGTTCTCCCAAAAACGCCAAGCGGCTCCTGAGCGCCTTGGTTCGGGCGCAAACGGAGGAGATTAAGCCGTCATCGGTAGAGGACTTACGCAACGAGTTGTCTCTTGAGTAA
- a CDS encoding type II toxin-antitoxin system HicB family antitoxin, whose product MNQGDKYVKIVEWSDEDRCFIGSCPELFYGGCHGSDAKSVFAELCELVDETIKVYKQEDKPLPNAMSGRDFVNAMQRIA is encoded by the coding sequence ATGAACCAAGGCGATAAGTACGTAAAAATCGTAGAGTGGTCCGACGAGGATCGCTGTTTCATCGGCAGCTGTCCGGAACTGTTCTATGGCGGTTGTCATGGCTCGGACGCAAAGAGCGTCTTCGCCGAGCTTTGCGAACTTGTCGATGAAACAATTAAAGTCTATAAGCAAGAAGATAAACCCTTGCCTAACGCCATGTCCGGCCGCGATTTCGTCAACGCGATGCAGAGAATCGCTTGA
- a CDS encoding DUF2442 domain-containing protein, whose protein sequence is MNPRVKAVKPNPDFTLTLVFTNDEVRYFDVKPYLGKGIFRELKDLRAFNSVKPFLGSVQWQNGQDFCPDTLYLDSAPVA, encoded by the coding sequence ATGAATCCTAGAGTCAAGGCCGTCAAGCCGAATCCCGATTTTACGCTTACTCTTGTCTTCACGAACGATGAAGTAAGATACTTTGACGTTAAGCCTTACTTGGGAAAAGGTATTTTTCGGGAATTGAAAGACTTGCGAGCATTCAATTCCGTCAAACCGTTTTTGGGCAGCGTTCAATGGCAAAACGGTCAAGACTTTTGCCCCGATACGCTCTATCTAGATAGTGCGCCCGTCGCATAG
- a CDS encoding DUF4160 domain-containing protein, with amino-acid sequence MAIISMFYGIIVSMYFFDNRQHHLPHIHIQYQDQEAVISLPDGDVLEGSLRSNKLKLVQAWIEIHQDELMADWKLASAGETVFKIDPLK; translated from the coding sequence ATGGCTATAATCTCAATGTTCTACGGAATAATTGTTTCCATGTATTTTTTCGATAATCGCCAGCATCATCTGCCGCACATTCACATCCAGTACCAAGACCAAGAAGCGGTGATCTCTCTTCCGGATGGCGACGTCTTGGAAGGTTCTCTTCGGTCCAATAAATTAAAATTAGTTCAAGCATGGATCGAAATCCATCAAGACGAACTCATGGCGGATTGGAAACTTGCCAGCGCGGGCGAGACCGTTTTCAAAATTGATCCACTCAAATAA
- a CDS encoding DUF2283 domain-containing protein — protein MALVKVYYDRQGNTLTVWFGNPEDEYEVAETGEEILLMKNEQGEAIGFEKLNFDRTPSRSLRVAFETVVD, from the coding sequence ATGGCCTTAGTAAAAGTTTACTACGATCGTCAAGGAAATACATTGACTGTTTGGTTTGGCAATCCTGAAGACGAATATGAAGTCGCAGAGACTGGTGAAGAGATTCTCTTGATGAAAAACGAGCAAGGCGAAGCGATTGGATTTGAGAAATTAAACTTCGATAGAACGCCGTCAAGATCATTGCGCGTCGCCTTTGAAACGGTTGTTGATTGA
- a CDS encoding nucleotidyltransferase family protein, with protein sequence MLTRDDIIKILKEKSPYLTSEYGVKRIGIFGSYAKDISSAASDVDIIVVFDRPIGFRFVEFAEYLENLLGKSVDVLTPAGIQGIRVERIAKSIMESVAYV encoded by the coding sequence ATGTTGACGAGAGATGACATCATCAAGATTCTAAAGGAGAAATCTCCTTATCTTACTTCAGAATATGGAGTAAAACGGATTGGTATTTTTGGTTCTTACGCCAAGGATATATCCTCTGCGGCGAGCGATGTGGATATTATCGTAGTATTCGATCGTCCGATAGGTTTTCGTTTTGTCGAGTTCGCCGAATATCTTGAGAATCTTTTGGGGAAAAGCGTCGATGTCCTGACTCCCGCAGGCATTCAGGGGATAAGAGTAGAGCGAATCGCCAAAAGCATTATGGAAAGCGTTGCGTATGTCTAA
- a CDS encoding HNH endonuclease: MGIKINYRKIAFEAYDPVCAHCGFGVPAVLEVAHLDGNRTNNDPANLAILCPNCHKMHDLDLISTETIIEMRDRPKIVKWSKRMKDAGKKAALKRKRCATARKAVETRRRRKEESRLAASANECTTKTQGVGDVDER; encoded by the coding sequence ATGGGAATAAAAATCAATTATCGCAAGATCGCTTTTGAAGCATACGATCCCGTCTGTGCGCATTGCGGATTCGGCGTTCCCGCCGTCTTGGAAGTCGCCCATTTAGATGGGAATCGAACCAACAACGATCCCGCGAATCTCGCGATTCTCTGTCCGAACTGCCACAAGATGCACGATCTCGATCTTATCTCCACAGAGACGATTATCGAGATGAGAGACCGGCCCAAAATCGTGAAATGGTCGAAAAGAATGAAAGATGCGGGAAAGAAGGCGGCGCTAAAGAGGAAACGTTGCGCAACAGCCAGGAAAGCCGTTGAAACGAGAAGACGGAGAAAAGAAGAATCCCGGCTGGCGGCTTCAGCGAATGAATGCACAACGAAGACTCAAGGAGTCGGCGATGTTGACGAGAGATGA
- the miaA gene encoding tRNA (adenosine(37)-N6)-dimethylallyltransferase MiaA codes for MKNTSDAQFDQYNYELLPFCAIIGPTASGKTELALALAEETGADILCVDAIQVYRRLDVGSAKPTSQERSRIRHFGLDLASPLENFSASRFAQYAEPILQLALKEKRRLILCGGTGLYYRALLEGFFEAPDPDPDLRGSLQRRLQAEGLPALYAELRRLDPAAAASIHPRDARRALRALEIIRQTGQTVSRLRQGQQIKPWLALTRFLGVLRERDELARRIEKRTQWMYHNGLIEETLFLMELGCSPRLTVMQALGYKECYQYLKGKISLPEAMVSTASGTRRYSKRQMTWFRRQCPSQWISWENRKDLQEIVRQSLQIWLNSDNYRG; via the coding sequence ATGAAGAATACCAGCGACGCCCAATTCGATCAATATAATTACGAATTACTTCCTTTTTGCGCCATTATCGGCCCTACGGCTTCGGGCAAGACCGAACTCGCTCTTGCTCTCGCCGAGGAGACCGGCGCGGATATTCTTTGCGTCGACGCCATCCAGGTCTACCGCCGCCTCGATGTCGGATCGGCTAAACCCACGTCCCAGGAACGTTCCCGCATCCGCCATTTCGGTTTAGACCTCGCCTCGCCCTTGGAAAATTTCAGCGCCTCCCGTTTCGCTCAATACGCCGAGCCGATTCTTCAACTCGCCTTGAAAGAGAAGCGGCGGCTGATTCTTTGCGGCGGAACGGGATTGTATTATCGCGCGCTTTTGGAGGGCTTCTTCGAAGCTCCCGATCCCGATCCCGATCTGCGCGGTTCTCTCCAACGCCGCCTGCAAGCCGAAGGCCTTCCCGCCCTCTACGCCGAACTGCGACGCCTCGATCCCGCCGCCGCCGCTTCCATCCACCCCCGCGACGCCCGCCGCGCCCTGCGCGCCTTGGAAATCATACGCCAAACCGGCCAAACCGTCTCCCGCTTGCGCCAAGGCCAACAGATTAAACCTTGGCTTGCCCTCACCCGCTTCCTCGGCGTTCTCCGCGAACGGGACGAACTCGCTCGCCGCATCGAAAAACGCACACAATGGATGTACCATAACGGGCTTATCGAAGAAACGTTATTCTTGATGGAACTCGGTTGTTCCCCGCGGCTCACCGTCATGCAAGCTTTGGGGTATAAGGAGTGTTATCAATACCTAAAAGGGAAAATATCGTTGCCGGAAGCGATGGTTTCGACGGCTTCCGGCACTCGCCGTTATTCCAAAAGACAGATGACCTGGTTTCGCCGCCAATGCCCTTCTCAATGGATTTCTTGGGAAAATCGAAAAGATTTGCAGGAAATTGTACGTCAATCCTTGCAAATTTGGTTAAATAGTGATAACTATAGAGGATAA
- the hfq gene encoding RNA chaperone Hfq: MAAKSVMNIQDSFLNQARRERISLDVHLVDGSDLHGKISAFDNFTIILLNDEREEQYLIYKHAVATIMPGAKTRVRWNQMGEGEVPTKPPSRPRDRER; encoded by the coding sequence ATGGCCGCCAAGAGTGTGATGAATATTCAGGACAGTTTTCTCAATCAAGCCCGGCGAGAGAGGATTTCTCTCGATGTTCATCTCGTTGACGGTTCCGATCTGCACGGGAAAATTTCCGCTTTCGATAACTTCACCATCATTCTCCTCAACGACGAACGCGAGGAGCAGTATCTCATCTATAAGCACGCCGTCGCCACCATCATGCCCGGAGCCAAAACCCGCGTGCGCTGGAATCAAATGGGCGAAGGCGAAGTCCCAACCAAACCGCCTAGCCGGCCCCGTGATCGCGAACGCTAA